The sequence CGAGGCGGTCGGCCACGCGGTTGAACTCGTCATCGGAGAGTTCGTGGATGTTCGCCCCACCAATCATGCGCGCCGAGATGCAGGACCAGCCAAGTGCCTTGGTGGCCTGGATCTGCTTTTCGAGGTCGCGCGAGGCTTCGTCGGAGAATCCGGTCAGTTGCATAGAGGTGTGGGTTTTCAGATCAAAGGGTGACGCGCTTGCCGCCTTCGCGGGCGGACTGGTAGATGGCGCAGATCACGGCGACGGCCTTGCGGGCTTCCGCGGCGCTCACGGTCGGCACGCGGCCTTCCTGGATGGCGTTCACGGTTTCCTCGAAATTGCGGATGTGGCCGGTGACGTTGATGGCGCTCGGGTCGTTCGCACCCAGGCCGGCGGCGGAGGTGGTCATGAGGTTGGCGCGGACGAAGTCGTCCTCGGCGGTGGCGTCGGCGAAGTCCCAGATCTTGAAGGATTCGTCGGCCAGGAAGACGGAGCCCTTGGTGCCGCAGACCTGCACCTCGGCCGGGTGGCCGGTGGAGGACCAGCAGGCGGTGGAGCCTTCGATCACGCCGAGGGCACCGCTTTCAAATTCGACGAGGGCCACGGCGGCGTCCTCGACCTCGATGCGCTCGTGGGCGATGAGCTCGGCGCGGGCAGTGACGGCCTTGATCGGACCGGCGACGTGGATGAGGGTGTCGATGGTGTGGATCGACTGGTTCATCAGCGCGCCGCCGCCATCGAGGGCCCAGGTGCCGCGCCAACCGGCGGAGTCGTAGTACTCCTGGCTGCGCCACCATTTCACATAGCAGGAGGCGGAGGTGATTTTACCGAAACGGCCAGCTTCGGCAGCGGCCTTGAAGTGTTCCAGGGCGGGGTGGAAGCGGCGGTTGAGGACGGCGGCGAGCGTGACGCCGTTCTTTTCGGCGGCGGCCATCATCAGGTCGATGCGCTCGGGGGTGACTTCGAGAGGCTTCTCGCAGATCACGTGCTTGCCGGCATTGAGCGAGGCGAGGGCGGGATCGAGGTGGGCGCCGGACGGGGTGCCGATGGTGACGATCTCCAGTTCGGGATCGGCGAGGAAGGCATCGATGTCGCTGTAGGGCTTCGCACCGAACTCGGAGGCCAGTTTCTCGGCGCCTTCCGCGCGGAGGTCGAACACCGAGTGGAGTTCGCCACCGGTCATTTGTTGGATGGCCGTGGCGTGGAAGCGGCCGATCATACCGGCACCGATGATTCCGAATTTCATGTAAGATTAAGGCAGTAGGGAGGTAGGGAAACTAAGGAATTGCGTGCGAATCGCAATTCAGAACGAAGCGGCCGACCGAAAGTTTACAGATTGGCGGCGGGCAAACCTTGTGTTTGCTTGGGGTGATCCTACCTCGGTTTCTTGCTTGCAACAAATGAAATCGTTCGGTGGAGTCCGAACGTTAAGAAAATCACTCATGACGAACTCGCCTTCTCATTCCCCGGACTCATCGCGCTCTTGGTGGTCGCAACTATCTGGTTACCATTGGTTTGTGTTTGTGGTGGCCTCCCTCGCCTGGTTCTTCGACTGCCTCGATCAGCGGCTGTTTTCGCTGGCGCGAATTCCGGCCCTGACCGGGTTGATGAAGGGATCGACCCCCGACGAGGTGGGGGTGATGGGCAAGGAAGTGACCGCCCTGTTCCTGGTCGGCTGGGGCATCGGGGGCCTGATTTTCGGTGCGCTGGGTGACCGTTACGGCCGTGCGCGCATGCTGACCCTGACGGTGCTCATCTACTCGATGTTCACGGGCCTGAGCTTTTTCAGCCACTACTACTGGGACTTCGCGCTGTTCCGTTTTCTGACCGGCGTGGGTGTCGGCGGGGTGTTCGGCCTAGCGGTGTCGCTGATCGCGGAAACGGTCCCGGCGGGCGCGCGCGTGGGCGCGCTGGGCACGCTGCAGGTGCTTTCGACGATCGGCAACATCTCCGCGAGCTTCATCAAGATGGGCGTGGATTCGCTGGAAAAGGGCGGCACGATCGCGGCGGGTGAAGGCTGGCGCTGGCTGTTCCTGGTGGGCGCGATTCCGGCGTTCCTGGTGTTCTTCATCCGCGGGTATCTCCGCGAGCCTGAGTCCTGGCTGAAGCTGAAGGAGGAGGGCCGCTTGCCCGCGGGTGGGATTTTCGGTCCGTACCTCGGGCTGCTGAAGGAGGCTCGGTGGCGGAAGAATCTGATCGTGGGCGCGGTGATCGCCTCCACGGGCGTGGTGGGGCTGTGGGCGATCGGCGAGTATGCGGTCGACCTCCAGAACGTGGTGTTCAAGAACCATTACAAGGCCCAGGGGCTGGGAGACGCGGAGGTGACCGCGGCGATGAAGTCGGCGATCAACCGCGTGTACCTGATGAACATGATCGGTGCGGCGCTGGGGATGTCCGGGTTCACGTGGCTGTGTGGCAGGCTCGGCCGCCGCACGTCGTTCGTGATCGGTTTCGCCTCGGCGCTGGTGGTGACCGCGCTGGTGTATTGGAAGCTGGAGACGCCGGAGCAGGCGATGTGGATGATGCCGCTGATGGGCGCGGTGCAACTCGGCACCTTCGCGGGCTTCTCGATCTATCTGCCGGAGCTGTTCCCGAGCCGCCTGCGCAGCACGGGGGTTTCGTTCTGCTACAATCTCGGTCGCTTCGCGGCGGCGGGTGGCAGTTTCTTCTCCGCGGCGCTGGCCAAGAGCGTGTTCGGGCATTTCGGCTCGCCGCTCATGCAGCGCTATTCGGCGATGGCGATGTGCGCGATCTTCCTGATCGGAATTATCGCGGTGATCTGGGCGCCGGAGACGAAGAACAAGCCACTGCCGGAAGAGTAATCGCGGCCGGACCGGCCGGCCCTTCTCCGGAGCGAGCGGAGAAGGAGCTGGTGGTCTGTCGCAAGGAGTGGCTGCTTTTGAGCAACCATGATGGAAAGGATGGCCATTTGCTTCGCCACAACCGGAACCATGAAAGGACCGGACGTCGGTGAGCGATGGTCATCACCCGGGAAATGGCGGATCGAAATCCGCCACTCCTTGAGGCGAGGGCGGTGATTGTTAGGTTGGGCGAGGGATGGTTTGGATGAGTTCACTACATATGTAGTTGACGATTCACTACGTTTGTGGTGGATTCGGTTCCATCTGATGAACCCATCCAAAATCAGCGAATCGGAGTGGAGCGTGATGGAGGCCCTGTGGGAGCGTGCGCCGCTCACGGCCTCCGAGGTGGCGAAGGCCCTGCACGAGCGCACCGGCTGGGCGGAGAACACCGTCCGCACCCTGCTGACGCGCCTGGTGGAGAAGAACGTCATCCACGCCAGCGATGGCTCCCCGCGCCTGTTTTCCCCCGCCGTGTCCCGCGCCGAGTGTGTGCAGGCGGAGGGCTCCTCGTTCATGGCCCGCTTCTTCCAAGGGGCGGCCCAGCCTTTGTTGGTCCACTTCGCCCGCAACGCCCACCTCACTCCGGAAGAGGTGCAGGAGCTGAAGCGGGTGCTGGACGAATCCATCGAATCCCAATCCCACTGAAACCCATCCCATGAATGCTCTCGATACGTTGTTTCAATGGCTCCTCGCCGCCAGCCTCCGGGCCTCGGTGGTGGCGGCCGGTGTCCTGGCGCTTCAAGTGGTGCTCCGCGCCTGGTTGCCCCCGCGGTGGCGGCACGCGCTGTGGTTGCCGGTCGTGCTGGTGATGGTGTTGCCGGTGCTTCCAGTGATCCCGTGGAGCCCGCTGCCTGCCACGAAGGCTCCGGTTCCCGTGGCGATGGAACCCTCTGCCATGCCACCGATGGATGCCGCGCAGGTGCCGGTGGCCACGGCTCCCGTGGCTCCGCCTGCTTCGAAGTTCACGCTCATGAACGCGCTCGCGGTGACCTGGCTGCTGGGGGCCTGTGCGTTCGCGGTGGTGGGCGTGGCGGGCTATCGGAAGAGCCTGGCTGGCATGGAACGGAGTGCCATTGCGCCGGAGCCGGAACTCATGGCGATGATCGACGGGGTCGCGGCGGAGGTCGGATTGAAATGGCGGCCGTGGGTATTGATGTCGCCCCAGGTGGAGAGTCCGGCGGTGACGGGATTGCTGCGTCCGTTGCTGTTGCTTCCGGCGGGATTTCCCGCGGGCCTCACCGGCAGTGAAGCGCGTTTGGTGGTGGTCCACGAACTGACGCATCTGAAGCGCGGCGACCTGCCCGCCAACTGGCTGTTGTGCCTGCTCCAGGTGGCGCATTGGTTCAATCCGGTCATCTGGTTCGCCTTCGCCCGTTTGCGCGCCGACCGCGAGACGGTTTGCGACGCGCAGGTTCTCTCCTCGGCAGAGACCGACCACCGCGCCGACTACGGCCATGCGCTGCTGAAGCTCCAGAGCGCCGCGCCGCCGTTCAGCCATGGGCTGGCCTTCGTGGGATTGTTCAAGCGCGGGGCCGGTCTCCATTCCCGCATCCGCGAGATCTCCCGCTATCGCCGCACCGGTGTGGCGTGGAACGTGGCCGCCGTGGGCTTGGTGGGGATCTGCACCTTGCTGGGAATCACCCGTGCGGAACCTCCCGCCGCGGGGGCAGGCGATTCCGCGAAGCCCTCCGCTGCCAGCACGACGCCCGCCTCTCCGGCCCAGCAGGCGATCTCCAACAAACTGCGGGAGATCATCGTGCCCGTGATCTCGTTCGAGGATACGAGCGTGCAGGAGGCGGTGGAGTTCTTCCGCCTGCGCAGCGTCGATCTCGACACCAAGGAGCCGGACGTCACCAGAAGGGGGCTCAACCTGATCGTGAAGACGAAGGACGGCCAGCAACAGCCCGTCATCAAGAGCTTGAAGTTGAGGAACGTTCCGCTCTCGACCGCGTTCGATTACGTGGCGGACCTCACCGGGATGACCTACCGGATCGATGACGCGGGCATCGTGATCTTTTCGCCGGTGACGGCAGGGGATGCCGCAGCCAAGCCGATGGCGGTCGCGGCTCCTACCGCTGCCGCCGCGGGAAAGGCTGCTCTCGATGAGAAGCTGAACCGGATCGTGGTGCCGATCATCCACATCGAGGACGCCAAACTGGATGAAGCCATCGAGTACCTGCGCCAGCGCAGCGCCCAGCTCGATCCGGAAACCGATCCCGCGAAGAAGGGCGTGAACTTCGTGATCCGCTCCGCACCCGGGGAGGAATCACCGCAGGTGAAACCGCTGCAACTCCGGAACGTCTCGCTGGCGGTCATTCTCAAGCACCTTGCCGAAGCCACCGGCATGGAGGTGAGGACGGACGAGCACGCCGTCTACCTGGTGCCGAAGGCGGCCGGGAAGTAACGCGGGCAGGTAAAGCCGCTCCGCCCGTCACTGGTCACACGGTCGACGGGCGTTTTTTCAGGGCCCGCACCTGGAAGAACGCGCCGATGAGGAAGAGCAGGAACCAGACGCCGATGGCGGCCTGGAGCTCGGGGCCCTCGCGGTCCGCGACGAGGGGCTTGCCCACCGGCAGGCGGGTGGTGGTTTCGACGGTGCCGGGGATGAGGTGGAAGAGGAAGGTGAGGGTGTAGCCAAGCGTCTCGACGTAGGGCGAGAGCTTGCCGAAGAGGCGCTTCCTGCCCGCCAGCGCGGCCGCGGCGAGCGCCAGCAGG comes from Luteolibacter sp. LG18 and encodes:
- a CDS encoding BlaI/MecI/CopY family transcriptional regulator, coding for MNPSKISESEWSVMEALWERAPLTASEVAKALHERTGWAENTVRTLLTRLVEKNVIHASDGSPRLFSPAVSRAECVQAEGSSFMARFFQGAAQPLLVHFARNAHLTPEEVQELKRVLDESIESQSH
- a CDS encoding Gfo/Idh/MocA family oxidoreductase; its protein translation is MKFGIIGAGMIGRFHATAIQQMTGGELHSVFDLRAEGAEKLASEFGAKPYSDIDAFLADPELEIVTIGTPSGAHLDPALASLNAGKHVICEKPLEVTPERIDLMMAAAEKNGVTLAAVLNRRFHPALEHFKAAAEAGRFGKITSASCYVKWWRSQEYYDSAGWRGTWALDGGGALMNQSIHTIDTLIHVAGPIKAVTARAELIAHERIEVEDAAVALVEFESGALGVIEGSTACWSSTGHPAEVQVCGTKGSVFLADESFKIWDFADATAEDDFVRANLMTTSAAGLGANDPSAINVTGHIRNFEETVNAIQEGRVPTVSAAEARKAVAVICAIYQSAREGGKRVTL
- a CDS encoding MFS transporter, giving the protein MASLAWFFDCLDQRLFSLARIPALTGLMKGSTPDEVGVMGKEVTALFLVGWGIGGLIFGALGDRYGRARMLTLTVLIYSMFTGLSFFSHYYWDFALFRFLTGVGVGGVFGLAVSLIAETVPAGARVGALGTLQVLSTIGNISASFIKMGVDSLEKGGTIAAGEGWRWLFLVGAIPAFLVFFIRGYLREPESWLKLKEEGRLPAGGIFGPYLGLLKEARWRKNLIVGAVIASTGVVGLWAIGEYAVDLQNVVFKNHYKAQGLGDAEVTAAMKSAINRVYLMNMIGAALGMSGFTWLCGRLGRRTSFVIGFASALVVTALVYWKLETPEQAMWMMPLMGAVQLGTFAGFSIYLPELFPSRLRSTGVSFCYNLGRFAAAGGSFFSAALAKSVFGHFGSPLMQRYSAMAMCAIFLIGIIAVIWAPETKNKPLPEE
- a CDS encoding M56 family metallopeptidase, giving the protein MNALDTLFQWLLAASLRASVVAAGVLALQVVLRAWLPPRWRHALWLPVVLVMVLPVLPVIPWSPLPATKAPVPVAMEPSAMPPMDAAQVPVATAPVAPPASKFTLMNALAVTWLLGACAFAVVGVAGYRKSLAGMERSAIAPEPELMAMIDGVAAEVGLKWRPWVLMSPQVESPAVTGLLRPLLLLPAGFPAGLTGSEARLVVVHELTHLKRGDLPANWLLCLLQVAHWFNPVIWFAFARLRADRETVCDAQVLSSAETDHRADYGHALLKLQSAAPPFSHGLAFVGLFKRGAGLHSRIREISRYRRTGVAWNVAAVGLVGICTLLGITRAEPPAAGAGDSAKPSAASTTPASPAQQAISNKLREIIVPVISFEDTSVQEAVEFFRLRSVDLDTKEPDVTRRGLNLIVKTKDGQQQPVIKSLKLRNVPLSTAFDYVADLTGMTYRIDDAGIVIFSPVTAGDAAAKPMAVAAPTAAAAGKAALDEKLNRIVVPIIHIEDAKLDEAIEYLRQRSAQLDPETDPAKKGVNFVIRSAPGEESPQVKPLQLRNVSLAVILKHLAEATGMEVRTDEHAVYLVPKAAGK